Below is a window of Aggregicoccus sp. 17bor-14 DNA.
GGGCCCGCGCTCCATCGCGCGGGTGAAGTGGTTCTCCGGCTCGCGGAAGGGCGGGTTGCCGGCACGCAGCGCGCGCAGCACGTGCACCGGCGGCGCGAGGCGGCGGCGCACGGGGCCCGCGCGCGAGAGCAGCTTCTCCAGGTCCACGAAGAACACGCGCGTGCTGAAGCGGCGGAAGAGGAAGGCGCGCGGGATGAGCGGGTCGGGCTGGGCCCAGCGCTCGGGCACGAGCAGCTGCCCGTCCGCGCGCGGAGGCCCGCCGAGGGGGCTGCAGCAGAGCACCTCCTCGCGCGCCTCCAGGTGCCGCGCGGCCTCGGCGAGCCAGGTCGCGCTCGCGCCGCCCAGCAGCATGTCCGCATCCAGGTGCAGCACGTGCCGGTGCGCGGCCGCGTGCAGGCCGAAGAGGTACGAGTAGTAGGGCCCGCCGCGCGCGTCCTTCTCGGGGACGGGCTGCCCCGCGAAGAAGCGCTCCGCAATCGCCCTGCGCGTGGAGGCGGCGTAGTCCACCTCGCGCACCCGCACGCGCGGGTCCTGCGCCTGCAGCCCGGAGAGGAGCCGCTCCATCAGGGGCCTGCGCTCGACCCATGCCTCGCTGAAGCGCGCGCCCTGGCTGCGGTGCAGGTCGAGCACCAGGAGGATCTCCTGCGCCCCCGGGCCCACCTGCCGCAGCTGGTGCGGAAGGATGTGCTGCGCGTGCGGGAAGTCCGTGGGCGCGAGGTTCACCTGCAGCGTGACGGGCGGAGCGGAGGGCACCGGCATCGTCTACTCCAGCTGCCCTGCGCGCACCCGCTCGAAGAGCTCGGCGTACGCGCCCTCGCGGTACAGCTGCACCATGCGGGGGAAGGCGCCCTCGCGCAGCGCGCGCAGGTAGCGGTACTTCGCCGAGTGGTAGCCCGCGACCGCCCACGCGAGCCGCCACGCGTCCGCGCCGCCGCGCAGGAAGGCCCCGTGCAGGAGGCCATCGCGAACCAGGTGCGCGGGGCGCTGCAGCAGCGCGGGCTTGGGCTTCCGCCCTTCCGCGTGGGCGCGCAGGGCCCAGAGCAGGGCGTAGCGCTCCTCCTTCTGCGAGCGGCGCTCCACGGAGGTGGCGAAGCGGTGCTCGATGGGGGCGTGCAGGCGCGGGGCGCGCATGCGCGGCAGCGCCTCGTGGACGATCATCTCCGGGCGCCAGCGGGCCGTGTCGCGGCGCACGAGCCGCGCGCGCCACTCGGTGCGGTAGCGAAAGCGCCGCCCGGGCAGCTCCGCCCAGTCGCGGCGGGGGAGCCGGTAGAGGGCCTCCGTGGGCCCCGATGCCTTCCACGCGCGCAGCACCTCGAGCGCGCCGGGCCCGAAGGCCTCGTCCGAGTCGAGGAAGAGCACGTAGTCGCACGCGCCCAGCGCCTCCACGGCCGCCGCGCGCGCCGCGCCGTAGCCCTGCCAGGGGAGGGACACCGAGCGCGCCCCGAGGCTGCGCGCGAGCTCGACCGAGCCGTCGTCCGAGAGCGAGTCCAGCGCCACCACGTCGTCGCACACGGCGAGCAGCCCCTGCAGCGCAGCGCCGAGGGTGTCGCGGTTGTTGCGGTGCAGCACGTAGCCGCCGAGTCTCACGGGCACCCCATGGCCCCTCGCTAGCGCGCCGGAGCCTCGGCTGGCAACAGGGCAGGCAGGGGCGCCCGACGCGGCAGCGCGCGCGCTCCTGCCTGGCTGCCCCGCGTGCGGCCGGGAGCGCGGGGAGCCGAGGGGAGGGGAGGTGCCTACCGTTGAGGCCAACCCCCCGCTTTCGCCCAGGCAAGGAGCCCCGCCGATGTTCTCCGTCTCCCAGCTGCCCGCACTCGAGAAGCTGAACCTGCCCGCCCCGCTGAAGGAGGCGGTGGGGAGGCTCACGGACACCAGCGCCGCGGCGGGGGTGATGTCGCGGCCGTTGCTGGGCAAGCTCCCGCTGCGCCGGCTCGTCCCGCAGGACGTGCACTCGGTGCTCGACTACGCGGGCGCCGCGATGGTGGCAGGCGCGGGGCTGAGCGCCGCCCGCGCTCCGGAGGCGCGCATCGCGGGGGCCATCCTCGGGCTCGCCGGCCTGGGCGTGTCGCTGTGCACCGACTACCGGCTCAGCCTCAAGAAGCTCATCCCCATCGAGGTGCACGAGGCCATCGACTACGGGTGGAGCTTCGCGGTGCTCGCGGCCCCCTTCGCGCTGAGCTACGCGCGGCGCGCGCCGGTGGTGGCCGCGCTGCACTGCTTCAACGCCCTGTCCACCATCGCCGCCTCGCTCGTCACCGACTACCGTGGGCGCCGCGACGTGCACTGGACACCCCGGCTCGCCACCGACCCGGGGCCGATCAACGCCTGAGGCAACGCAGAAGAGGAGCCCTGTCATGAGCAGTGAGCCGGTGCCGGGGGCCCGCGGCAGCACGGTGCGCAGCGCGCTGAGGGAGGCGCTGCGCACGGGCAGCGAGGACGAGCTGCGCACGGCCCGCGACCTCAGCGCCGCGGTGGGCATCCGCGAGAAGGACGTGGCCGAGCACCTGCTTCACCTGGAGCGCTCGCTCAAGCCCGAGGGGCTGCGGCTCGAGGTGCAGCCGGCCGAGTGCCTCGCCTGCGGCTACGTGTTCCGCGAGCGCACGCGCCTCACCCGGCCCGGCGCCTGTCCGCAGTGCCGCAGCACGCGCATCGACCCGCCGGCCTTCCGCATCGCGGGCTGAGGCGCGCGAGGGGACGCCATGCGCCTGCGCACCTTCGTCGTCGCCAGCACCTGCGCCCTGCTGCTGCTGGGCGTGGGCTCGGCGGTGGGGCTCGCCTGGGCGACGCTGCGGCTGCAGCAGCAGGCCTCCCGGCTCGCGGACGCCATCGTGCGGGTGCGCGCGGCGGACGACCTCAAGTTCAGCCTCTTCCTCGTGCAGGTGCTGGGCGAGGCCCAGCGCGCCGGCGTGCAGGACAGCGTGGGCCCGCCGGTGAGCGTGGAGACGCAGCGCGCGCGGGTGCACGAGCAGCTGCGGCAGGTGGAGCGGCTCACCCGCGGGGCGGCCCCGGACGAGCAGGTGGAGGTGGCCGCGGTGCGCGCGGGCGTGGAGCGCTACCTCGCGGCTCCGCCGGAGACGGAGCGCGACCGGCTGCGCGAGTGCGTGGCGGCGGCGGACGCGCTGGTGCGCTCGAGCACCGAGCACGCAGAAGGGGCCCGCGCGGACGCGCAAGGGGTGCAGCGGCGCGCGCGCGTCATCGGCGGGCTCTTCGCCCTCTCCCTCGTCCTCGGCGCCGCGCTCGCGCTGCTCGCCGCGCGCACCGGCATCTTCCGGCCGCTGGGCGCCATCCGCCATGCGCTCGCCGCCTTCCGCTCGGGGCAGCGCGAGCTGCACGTGGACCAGGAGGGGCCGCTCGAGGTGCGGGAGATCGCCGCCGAGTTCAACCAGCTGGTGGACACGCTCAACCGCGCGGACGCGCGGCAGCTGCAGTTCCTCGCCGGCGTCGCGCACGACCTGCGCACCCCGCTCAACGCCCTCAAGCTCTCCGCGCAGGTGCTCCTGCGCGCCCCCGCGCTGCCGCCGCCGGAGCGCGTGCGCGAGGCGCTGGGGCGCATCTCGGCGCAGATCGACCGGCTCGAGCGCATGGTGGGAGACCTGCTGGACCGCACCCGTATCGAGGCGGGCAACCTGGAGCTGCGCCCGGAGGCCTGCGACCTGCGCGCGCTGCTCGCGGAGGTGGTGGAGCTGCACCGCCCCTCGAGCCCGCAGCACGAGCTCGCGCTCGAGGCGCCCGACGCGCGGGTGCCGCTGCGCTGCGACCCCACCCGCATCTCGCAGGTGCTCACCAACCTGCTCTCCAACGCCATCAAGTACTCGCCCGGCGGCGGCACCATCCGGGTGCGCCTGGAATTGGAGGAGGCGCAGGTGAGCGTGAGCGTCACCGACCCGGGGCTCGGCGTCCCTCCGCACGAGCGCGAGCGCATCTTCGAGCCCTTCAAGCGCAGCAGCTCGCGCAGCGCCGAGATTCCGGGCGTGGGGCTGGGGCTCTCGGTGAGCCGGCGCATCGCGCGCGCCCACGGCGGCGAGCTCGAGGTGCAGGACGCGGGGGACGCCGGAGCGCAAGGCTCCACCTTCCGCCTGCGCCTCCCGCGCGCCGGGGCCGACGCGCTGCCGGAGCCTGAAAAGAGAAGCGGCAGGGAGCCCGGAGACTCCCTGCCGCTCGGGTGAGTCACACGCTCAGGGGTGCGCTCAGGCCGGCTTCACGCGCGCCTCGGCCTCGGCCTTGGCGGCGCCGCTCTCGATGCGCATTCCGTAGAACGAGCGGTACACGAACACCATGGAGAGCACGAAGAACACCGCGGAGAGCACCCGCAAGAGCCCCGCGTTGTCCTTGCCCAGCTCCACCGCCAGCTCCACCGCGAGCAGGCCGAAGAGCGTGGTGAACTTGATCACCGGGTTGAGCGCCACGCTGCTGGTGTCCTTGAACGGGTCGCCCACGGTGTCGCCCACCACGGTGGCCGCGTGCAGCTCCGTGCCCTTGGCGCGCAGCTCCGTCTCCACCAGCTTCTTCGCGTTGTCCCAGGCGCCGCCCGCGTTCGCCATGAACACGGCCTGGTAGAGGCCGAAGATGGCGATGGAGATGAGGTAGCCCACGAAGAAGAAGGGCTCGAGGCAGGCGAAGGCGAGGGTGCTGAAGAACACGCCGAGGAAGATGTTGATCATCCCCTTCTGCGCGTACTGGGTGCAGATCTGCACCACGCGCTTGCTGTCCTCCACGCTCGCCTTCTCCACGCCCTCCAGGCGGATGTTCTGCTTGATGAACTCCACCGCGCGGTACGCGCCGGTGCTCACCGCCTGCATGGACGCGCCGCTGAACCAGTAGATGACCGCGCCGCCCGTGACCAGGCCCAGGAGGAAGGGCGCGTGCAGGAGGCTGAGGCTGCCCAGGTTCGCGGTGTTGAGCTCGAGGCCGTTGGCGCCCTGGTGCGTGCCCACCAGCAGCACGATGATGGAGAAGATCATCGTCGTGGCGCCCACCACCGCGGTGCCGATGAGCACCGGCTTCGCCGTGGCCTTGAAGGTGTTGCCCGCGCCGTCGTTCTCCTCGAGGAACTGCTTGCCCTTCTCGAAGTCCAGCGCGAAGCCGAAGTCCTTCTGCACCTCGGCGCGCACGTTGGGCACGTTCTCGATGAGGCTCAGCTCGTACACGCTCTGCGCGTTGTCCGTGACGGGGCCGTAGCTGTCCACGGCGATGGTGACCGGCCCCATGCCCAGGAAGCCGAAGGCCACCAGGCCGAAGGCGAACACCGCCGGCGCGAGCATCAGCTCGCTGGGCACGCTGGTGCTCACCAGGTACGCGATGCCCATGAGGATGGCGATGATGATGCCCATCCAGTAGGCGCTGAAGTTACCGGCCACCAGGCCCGAGATGACGTTGAGGCTCGCTCCGCCCTCTCGGCTCGCCGTCACCACCTCGCGCACGTGGCGGCTCTCGGTGGAGGTGAAGGCCTTGATCGCCTCGGGGATGATGGCGCCCGCGAGCGTGCCGCAGGTGATGATGGCGCTGAGCTTCCACCACAGCGTCTCGTCCCCGGCGAGGTCCCCGATGAGCAGCTTGGAGACCACGAAGGTGAGCGCCACGGACACGATGGAGGTGAGCCACACCAGGAAGGTGAGCGGCGCCTCGAAGTTCATGTGGTCCGCGTTGCGGTACTTGCCGCCCTGGATGAGGCCGTTGAGCCCGTAGGAGGCGAGGCTCGCCAGCACCATCACGATGCGCATCATGAAGATCCACACCAGCAGGCTGACCTGGTACTGCGCCGGCACCGCGAGCAGGATGAAGGTGATGAGCGCCACGCCCGTCACGCCGTAGGTCTCGAAGCCGTCCGCGCTGGGGCCCACGCTGTCGCCCGCGTTGTCGCCCACGCAGTCCGCGATGACGCCGGGGTTGCGCGCGTCGTCCTCCTTGATCTTGAAGACGATCTTCATCAGGTCCGAGCCGATGTCCGCGATCTTGGTGAAGATGCCGCCCGCGATGCGCAGCACGCTCGCGCCCAGCGACTCACCGATGGCGAAGCCGATGAAGCAGG
It encodes the following:
- a CDS encoding glycosyltransferase family 2 protein yields the protein MPVPSAPPVTLQVNLAPTDFPHAQHILPHQLRQVGPGAQEILLVLDLHRSQGARFSEAWVERRPLMERLLSGLQAQDPRVRVREVDYAASTRRAIAERFFAGQPVPEKDARGGPYYSYLFGLHAAAHRHVLHLDADMLLGGASATWLAEAARHLEAREEVLCCSPLGGPPRADGQLLVPERWAQPDPLIPRAFLFRRFSTRVFFVDLEKLLSRAGPVRRRLAPPVHVLRALRAGNPPFREPENHFTRAMERGPWRRLEFLGEGAGLWSLHPEFRSPTFYARLPSLVREVEAGTLPEAQQGRENVHDSVVDWSDVRAARRQRSLWKRLGG
- a CDS encoding sensor histidine kinase KdpD, whose product is MRLRTFVVASTCALLLLGVGSAVGLAWATLRLQQQASRLADAIVRVRAADDLKFSLFLVQVLGEAQRAGVQDSVGPPVSVETQRARVHEQLRQVERLTRGAAPDEQVEVAAVRAGVERYLAAPPETERDRLRECVAAADALVRSSTEHAEGARADAQGVQRRARVIGGLFALSLVLGAALALLAARTGIFRPLGAIRHALAAFRSGQRELHVDQEGPLEVREIAAEFNQLVDTLNRADARQLQFLAGVAHDLRTPLNALKLSAQVLLRAPALPPPERVREALGRISAQIDRLERMVGDLLDRTRIEAGNLELRPEACDLRALLAEVVELHRPSSPQHELALEAPDARVPLRCDPTRISQVLTNLLSNAIKYSPGGGTIRVRLELEEAQVSVSVTDPGLGVPPHERERIFEPFKRSSSRSAEIPGVGLGLSVSRRIARAHGGELEVQDAGDAGAQGSTFRLRLPRAGADALPEPEKRSGREPGDSLPLG
- a CDS encoding sodium-translocating pyrophosphatase, coding for MTTCVSRTDARRSRVAGLGARALAALALLLGGAAHASEADLKLPDFSEVNFQGAGGLNGHQLLLAGILVCVVGLVFGFLQYASLRKLPVHRSMLEISELIYETCKTYLVTQGKFILVLWVLIAAVMTGYFGFLRHMLGEAPSKFLAIILFSLVGIAGSYGVAWFGIRVNTFANSRTAFASLRGKPYPTYAIPLQAGMSIGMVLISTELLLMLIILLFVPRDFAGPCFIGFAIGESLGASVLRIAGGIFTKIADIGSDLMKIVFKIKEDDARNPGVIADCVGDNAGDSVGPSADGFETYGVTGVALITFILLAVPAQYQVSLLVWIFMMRIVMVLASLASYGLNGLIQGGKYRNADHMNFEAPLTFLVWLTSIVSVALTFVVSKLLIGDLAGDETLWWKLSAIITCGTLAGAIIPEAIKAFTSTESRHVREVVTASREGGASLNVISGLVAGNFSAYWMGIIIAILMGIAYLVSTSVPSELMLAPAVFAFGLVAFGFLGMGPVTIAVDSYGPVTDNAQSVYELSLIENVPNVRAEVQKDFGFALDFEKGKQFLEENDGAGNTFKATAKPVLIGTAVVGATTMIFSIIVLLVGTHQGANGLELNTANLGSLSLLHAPFLLGLVTGGAVIYWFSGASMQAVSTGAYRAVEFIKQNIRLEGVEKASVEDSKRVVQICTQYAQKGMINIFLGVFFSTLAFACLEPFFFVGYLISIAIFGLYQAVFMANAGGAWDNAKKLVETELRAKGTELHAATVVGDTVGDPFKDTSSVALNPVIKFTTLFGLLAVELAVELGKDNAGLLRVLSAVFFVLSMVFVYRSFYGMRIESGAAKAEAEARVKPA
- a CDS encoding glycosyltransferase family 2 protein — protein: MRLGGYVLHRNNRDTLGAALQGLLAVCDDVVALDSLSDDGSVELARSLGARSVSLPWQGYGAARAAAVEALGACDYVLFLDSDEAFGPGALEVLRAWKASGPTEALYRLPRRDWAELPGRRFRYRTEWRARLVRRDTARWRPEMIVHEALPRMRAPRLHAPIEHRFATSVERRSQKEERYALLWALRAHAEGRKPKPALLQRPAHLVRDGLLHGAFLRGGADAWRLAWAVAGYHSAKYRYLRALREGAFPRMVQLYREGAYAELFERVRAGQLE
- a CDS encoding transcriptional regulator, with the protein product MSSEPVPGARGSTVRSALREALRTGSEDELRTARDLSAAVGIREKDVAEHLLHLERSLKPEGLRLEVQPAECLACGYVFRERTRLTRPGACPQCRSTRIDPPAFRIAG